From Ignavibacterium sp.:
AATCCTGATGGATATGAATATAACCGACAGACAAATCCATCCGGTGGTGGAATGTGGAGAAAGAACAGAAGACAAAATGGTGATGGAAGTTACGGAGTAGATTTAAATCGTAATTTCGGTTATATGTGGGGAATAAATAACAGCGGGTCCAGTGGTACTCCTTCAAGTGAAACTTACAGAGGAACAGCACCTTTCAGTGAACCGGAAACTCAGGCAATAAGGGATTTTACAAATTCAAAAACTTTTAAGACTACTCTTAACTATCATACATATTCAAATTTATTGCTTTATCCGTGGGGATATGTTAACACACCTACACCTGATAATGATATCTTTGTTGAATACTCAACTGATATGGTTGCCTATAATGGATATGAAAACGGTCAGCCACCTGTGATATTGTATGATGTAAATGGTTCTTCCGATGATTGGATGTATGGCGAGCAAACAACCAAACCTAAAATTTTTGCTATGACACCCGAAGTTGGATCAACTGGATTCTGGCCTTCTCAGGGAGAAATTTTCCCGCTTGCAATAGAAAACTTAAAACCAAACTTATACATAACCTGGGTTGCGGGTTCTTATGTTAGTGTTGTCAATCCGAGTTTTTCACAACAGTATTTCAATCCCGGGGATAATGTTCAGTTGTTAATTCCTTCAGTAAGAAACAAGGGTCTTTCGAATGCACAGAATGTTACTCTTACATTAACATCGGACAATCCGGAAATAACAATAACAAACGGAACAATCAATGTTGGGAATGTTGCTGCAAGGTCTTCTATAAACTTAAATCAGAATTTCACATTCACGATTGGAAATATTCCTGCTGATGTAAATGTAAAAATGATGATTACAACATTAACCGACGGAACCCCGATGAAGGTTGACACATTAAAATTCATCGTTGGAACTCCTGTTTTACTTTTAGCTGATACAACAAACAATATTAATACTCTCTGGACACTTACAAGAACACCGACATCAGCACCGCTTTGGGGAGTTACAACTGCATCATTTCATTCAGCTCCGAATTCATATACTGACAGTCCATCTGGTCAATATATCAATAGCTCAAACACTGCGATGACTTTAACAGATGCCCTCAATTTAAGTTCATATTCAAATCCGAAATTAAGTTTCTGGACTAAGTGGGATATTGAAAATAGTTGGGATTGCGGACAAGTTAAATTTTCAACCAACAATGGCGTAAGCTGGATTCCTTTGCAAGGACTTTACACAAATGCTGCTTCTGGTCAGGGAGCGCAAACACCTGCCGGTGAACCGGTTTATGATGCCACACAAACAACCTGGGTACAGGAAGAAATGAGTTTATCCGGATTAACTTCTACGCAAAACAAACTTCGATTTGAATTAAGAACCGATGGTTCCGTTACCAAAGACGGCTGGTATATTGATGATATCGGAATTTACATTTATGCAGTTGTTCCTGTTGAGTTATCATCATTCACAGCAACAACATTAGAAAATTCAGTTGAGTTACAATGGATTACCTCAAGTGAAACCAATAATTCCGGATTTGAAATTCAAAGAAAAGTTTTAGGTGAAAATTCTGAATGGACAAAAATCGGATTTGTTAAAGGAAGTGGCACCTCAACTGAAACTAATGCTTATTCATTCGTTGACAAAAATCCGTTCAAAGGAATTAATCTTTACAGATTAAAACAAATCGATTACGATGGAAGCTACAAAATATTTAATTCTGTCGCTGTGAATTTCAGTGTGCCAGTCAAGTTTGCTCTTGAACAGAATTATCCCAATCCGTTTAATCCCACAACAAGCATTCAGTATTCAATTGGCAGTAAGCAGTTTGTATCAATTAAAGTGTTTAATGTTTTGGGAAATGAAGTTGCAACTCTTGTAAACGAAAATAAAGAAGCAGGAAGTTATAAGGTTGAATTTAATGCATCTGATTTACCAAGCGGAATTTATTACTATAAACTTTCTGCAGGCAATTATTCAGATGTTAAGAAGATGATGCTAATAAAATAGTTGTAGTGGTTTGTAGATTTAATTAAAAACATCTGATTACGAAAAAAGATTTATTTAAACCTTCAGGGTTTTGCTTATAATCTGAAAACTCTGAAGGTTTTTCATTTATTTCCTTTTAACATATACTCAATTCCCTTCAATTAAATTATATTTCATACTACAAAAAATGCTGGTGATAAAGTGAAAAGAAATTTCCCCATCAAATTAGTCTTATTAATAATTACTGTTTCATTACTTGTAATAAACTGCAGTGAAAAAAAAGAACCAATAACCAAAAGCGATTTGGAAATTAAAATGAATAAAATTGCAGAAGAGTATGTTAAGCTTGCTCTTAACATCGGAAAATATGACGGCGATTTTATTGATGCTTATTACGGACCCGAAAACTGTAGACCACAAGCTGATTCGGCTGAATTTAATCAAACCATTTATGAACAACTGAACTCAAAAGCTAATTCACTGCTCGATGAGTTGGAATCTCTAAGTGTTTATAATGCAACCGAATTGGAAAAATTAAGATATCGTTATCTCTATAAACAACTTCTTGCATGCAAAACAAAAATCTTTATGCTCAATGGCGTTACTCTCTCATTTGATGAAGAAGCAAAAGCACTTTACGATGCAGAAGTTCCAATCCACAATGAAGACTTTTTCAGAGAATCAATTACAGAACTCGATAAACTGCTTCCGGGGAAAGGGACTATTTCTGAAAGACTTCAGAAATTCAAAGAACGATTTAAAATTCCTGAGGAAAGATTAAAATCCGTATTTGATGCTGCAATTAATGAGTGCAGAAAAAGAACATTAAAAAATATTCAGCTTCCACCGACGGAAAGTTTCACCGTTGAATATGTTAAAAACAAACCTTGGGGAGCTTATAACTGGTACAAAGGAAATTTCTATAGTGTTATTCAGGTTAATACAGATTTACCAATTTATATTGACCGGGCAATTGATCTTGCTGCTCACGAAGGTTATCCGGGTCATCATGTTTATAATGCTTTACTTGAGTGGAACTTATATCGAAAAAAAGAATGGCTTGAGTTTTCTGTTTATGTTTTATTCTCACCACAATCACTTATTGCTGAAGGAACTGCAAACTACGGAATTGAAGTAGCTTTTCCCGGAAATGAAAGAATAAAATTCGAAAAAGAAGTTCTTTTCCCTTTAGCCGGATTAGACTCAAGCGAAGCAGAACTTTATAATAAAGTTTTAGAACAGTTAGATAATCTTTCATATGCTGGTAACGAAGCTGCAAGAAATTTTCTTGACGGAAAATGGAATGAACAGCAGACAATTGAATGGTTGATGAAGTACAACCTTCGCTCTAAAGAAAGCGCAGCAAAGTATCTTGATTTTATAAAACAATATCGTTCTTATGTAATTAATTATAATGTGGGACTGGATATCGTAAAAAAATATATTGAAAGAAACGGAGGAACATCAGATAATTCTTCAAGAAGATGGGAACTGTTTAAAAATTTATTATCTACACCACAAACTCCGGGTGGACTGAGGCAATAAAACTATGGCACACAAAATTTATTCCGATAATACTACCAAATTTTTTATAACTGTAATTGGACTGATTACCATTGGAATCGTGCTTAAAGAATTAAGCCACATTTTTATTCCATTGGTAATTGCAATTTTCCTTTTCTTTGTTTTTGCACCTTTAAATAATTTTCTGATGAATAAAAGAGTTCCGGGATTTATTATTACCATTCTTGATTTGGTTATAACAGGAATTATTCTTTACGGCGCGGGAAGAGTTGTGGTTGACTCGCTACTTCAGTTTGCAGATGGTTTGCCTGCTTACGGAAATAAACTAAATAACATTGTGCAAGATTTTGCAAAAGAATTAAATATCCGCGATCCGTTTTTCATAAAGTTTGATCTTGAAAGAATAATTCAGCAACTTGATTATAAAGGATTGGCTGGTGGGATTTTCAGCTCAACGATTAATCTTGTCGGAAGCGTTTTGTTTGTGCTGTTCTTTTTTGTTTTTGTGTTGTCCGGTGAAAAGACTGTGTATGAAGCAATAAAGAACTATTATGTTTACAGAAAAGTAAAACCACAGGTTAAGAAAATTAAAAGATCACTTAAAGTCTCTGTTGATGATAAAACTAGAGACACTGAGTTGGATTTACTGAACGAAAAACTTCAAAGAGAAAAACAACTTGCCGAAACTTTTAACACAATTACAAACCAGATACAACGATATATTATTGCAAAGTTTGGAATAAATCTGCTTGCAGGCATTGTAACCTCAGTTGCGCTTTCAATTGCCGGACTTGATTTTCCTGTTGTGTGGGGGTTGTTTGTATTTCTTTTCAATTTTATTCCGACTATTGGTTCTGCTGCAGCACTTGTACTTCCCGTGCTGTTTGCATTAGTTCAGTTTGATTCGACAAGCTCTGCTATACTTATTGCAATTGTAATGGCTGTAATTCAAACGTTGGCTTTTAACTTGGCTGAGCCAATGATTATCGGCAGAAGATTAAACCTTAATCCTTTGCTGATATTACTTTCAGTATTGATTTGGGGATACATTTGGGGAATCATCGGAATGCTGATCTCAGTGCCGATAACTGCAATTATCAAAATCATTCTATCCAATTCAAAATCACGCTATCTCAGATTTCTTTCAAATCTTATGAGCCAATCACAAACTTATCTCTAAGATTTATTGCTGAAAACTTTATAACACAAAAATGTTGGACTGAAAACACAGCAAAGAGAGATTGGGTGAATGGTTGAATGTCCGTCTTCAGTTGATGAAATTGAATAGTTTATATATAACCTTTCAATCAATGAATTAGTTTTAGTTGCCATCAGACAAATAAAAATTTCCTGAAAAAATTTTTGAATTCGTTCTTAAAACTTTTTAAGTTCGAATGGAAACAGAAAGAAAATTTTGCACGGAACTGAAAAAAATATTTTATCACTCGAATGAAATCCTGAAGAGCAATAAAGAAATTTAACATTTCAAAGTGAATAAGAATTTTAATACTACTTTATAAATATTTGGTGGTCATTCAAAAAGCTGATATTTATTTGTTAGTTATTTAATAATTATATTGCTAAGCGGTGAATATGAATATCAAAGAAATTGCTGAACTAATTAATTCCTTGTCAGTGGATTATAAAATCGGCAATCTTCAAAACATCAGAAAGGAATTAAGGGGATTATCTAAAATTCCTTCAAAAAGTATTTTTGATTACAGAACTATTTTTGATTATTATGCTTTTCATATAGGCGGGAGGTCAGAATTTCAATTCAACATTGGTTATGAAAAAGAGCTAAGTATATTTCGCTTTGGTTTAGCATTTTCATTAGAACAAAGTCAAACCCTGCCTAATATTGAAGTATTATTCCCTAGAATTGACAGATTCAATCTGTATCTAAAATCCAAACATTTTATATTATCCGAAATGCAAATGTGGCATTATAATAATAATATTCGTAGCAAAAATTATAATGTAAATAAGATAACAAGTGAATTGAAGAAAAATCACACCTTTATTTTTATTGGTAAATATTTTCCCAAAAAAATCCACGAAATCACAAATGAAGATTGCAGAAATATTTTAGAGACATTTGATGACCTTTTAGATTTATACATTTTTGTTGAAAATGAAAAAGGTAAAAAGAATTTGAAAGATTATTCCGGTAAGTTTGTTTTCAAACCCGGTATGAATGATTTTCAGAAACAATATTTTGTTAATCAAGTACCTTCAAACAGAACTGTTAACGCAACTCATAAATCTATACAAGAAAATATTTATAATAATTTGATTAAACAATATGGTGAATTAAACGTGGGAGTAGAACATAGTTCCGGTTATGGGACACACATTGATTTAGTTGTAAAAGATAAAAGCAATTATATTTTCTATGAAATTAAGACAAGTAAATCAATTCTGAAATGTATTCGTGAAGCCTTACCTCAGCTTCTTGAATATGCTTACTATCCTAACAGAAATGTTGCATCAAAGTTAATCATAGTATCTGAAAACGAAATTACAATTGATACAAAAAAATATTTGAATAAGTTACGAAAAGAGTTTTCAATTCCAGTTTATTATCAAAGATATAATCCTTCAAATAAGAATTTGGAAAATGAATTATACTAAAAGCAATCTATCTTACCCCTAAATACCGACAGAAGATACGGTTTGGTTTGAGTTTAATGTTTATTTTTCTCATGTTTTGTTCAGCATTTTATTCTAGGTAGTTTTTAAATAGATTAGATCGCGCCGGTGCCTTTAATTTTACTGGCGGGTACAAATTATAAGCATTGATTGTTGGTCAAGCATTACTGTTCTAGCAGCAAGTTAATTACCATACCATTAGCTTTATAAAATATTTAACGAATTTGCGTGTATGAAAAAGAAAAAAACAAAATATATAGACAAACTTCCTAAAGAAATCAAGGATTGGCTTGATGAAGAAAATAGACATTATTTGTCTTATAATAAATTTTTGAGAAGCTTGTTTAAACTTCCAGTAGAAAAAAGAACAACAGCTTGGTTAGAATATGTAGCAGATGATTTGTCGAATTACGGAGACGTAGAATCATTGATATTCTTAGTTAGTAGAGGATTTAATTGTGATGAAAAAATTGAAAAATTAATTACAATATGGAAAGATGCAGAAAGAAAATCGATAGAAGAATGTGCTGCTGGGGCTAGTTTGATTGATAATAACACTGGTAAATCAACATCAGTTGGGAGAATGAGTATCCAAGAAGCTTCACAAATTAAAAATTTATCTGTATGGCAATTGAGAAATTTTTGGGGTTATAACGATCATCAAGAACTCTCTATTGATTCAACGATATTGAGGGCTGTTGAATGGTGTAAAATACGAGGTTTTAATGACTGGTGGGAGCGTTTAGCTAAAACTACAAATGAAAATGTAATTCAGTATGGTATTTTTCCTATACCAAGTTCTTTTTGGCTCTTTTATCATTGTCGTTCTGACTACTCAATTAAAATAATGCGAAAAGCATTAGAGCGAACTTTAGAAGCATTATATATTCCTGAATTTGATTCAGAATTTCCATGGCTAATTCATAATGATATAATTATTGATGATAAAAGAAAGTTAAATAAAATGAATCATATTCCACTTGCTTGTTCAATTGTTTTTGCGAATTATAAGTTATTTAACTTTTGCTCAGGTGACAAAACCATAATAAATCGTGCTCTTGAAATGATTCTTGATCACCAAAACTCCGATGGCAGTTGGAATTGTTGGGAATTGGATAAATTGCCTGATATTGAAACCACAGCAATGGCTATTCATGCACTTGCAGTCGCAAAACCTCGGGGTTGGAAACGATCCGTTAAATTGGCAAAGAATTGGTTAATTAATAAAAGAAATGATTATGGCTATTGGACCTCAGCGAGTTCACCAGATGCCGTATTTCTTACCGTTCTTGTCTTAGATGCAATCAATCTTGCTGATAATAAAAGTGAATTAACATTCTCAATAGTAAACGAATGTGAAAAAAAAGCTTTCACAACTGATAAAAGGTTTACTGTTGCACTTTCTTTCCCTGGTGAAAAAAGATCACTAGTTCAAATGGTATCTAAAAAACTTATTGATAAACTTGGAAAAGACAAAGTATTCTATGATAAAAATTTTGAAGCAGAACTTGCACGTCCAAATTTAGATGTATATCTACAAGATATTTATCATGATCAATCAGAATTGATTGTGATTTTTTTATGTGAAGATTATAACACAAAAGAATGGTGTGGACTTGAATGGCGAGCAATTCGAGATTTGATTAAAAAAAGAAAAGATGAAGATATACTATTGCTAAAATTAGAAAATGTTGATATTCCTGGCATTTATTCAATTGATGGATATGTTGATATTTCAAATAAAAATCCGACGCAAATAGCACAATTAATATTGGATAGACTAAAGCCAAAGAAAAATAAATAGATTAAAGCTATCTCTATTTCAACACGATAGTGTTCAAATTAGAGACTCTGTTAAAGTTTGTAAGTTTGTTCCTCAGCAGTTTTCAGTAAAATAAAATTTAAATGATTACTGACTCTTATTTGATTCTAACTTAGCTCTCATTTTCTTGCGGTGGTTTAGCATAAACTTTTTTGTAATTTCTTGACGAAATTTTTTAATACACATCTTGCTTTAATTTTTTATGTTCTTCATTAAAGTCAAATTGTAAATCATTAAACTTATCTCGCAATTGTTAAACTTAAGTGTTTTCTAAAAGATTAATATAATCTGATATATTTCTCAGGCAGTCATTATACATTTAACAACCAATTCTAAAATCTTCTGACTTTCGAGCTCTGACTTTAACTTCTTACATTCAACTAAAGTTCTTTCAGATATTCCGGTCCGCCTAATGAATTTATTTGTTTTAAAATCCAGTTCTGTCTTCCGCGTACATATCCGGAAGGTCTGACAACAGAATACCGTAACGGATTTGGTAAAACAGCAGCAAGTAGTGCTGCCTGTGCAGGAGAAACTTTTGCAGGAAGTTTTTTATAGTATGCAAGACTCGCCATCTTAACTCCGAAAATCATATCACCAAACTCGGCAATGTTCATATACACTTCCAGAATTCTTTTTTTATCCCACAGCAGTTCAATCAACACAGTAAAGTAAGCTTCGATTCCTTTTCTTATAAAACTTTTTCCTTCCCAAAGAAAAAGATTTTTGGCAACCTGTTGAGTAATTGTGCTTGCACCACGAATTCTTCTTCCTCTTTCGTATTGCTTAAGTGCTTTTTTAATTTCCCGCACATCAAAACCAAAATGATTCGGAAAGTTCTGATCTTCTGCAGCAACAAAAGCTATTGGCAGATAAGGAGAGCAATCATCATAATCAACCCAGGAATATTTAATGTAATCAAACTCACCATTGAATATTGATTCAATTTGTCTCTGAACCATTATTGAACTTGTAACAGGATTTATCCACCTGAGTAAAAAAACAATTATTACCGATGACACAAACATCAGCAGTAAAAATTTGAATATTGCTTTTATTACTAATAAAATTTTTTTTCCGAATGACTGATTAGTATTTGCCATAATTAAAACCTATGGAACAGGATCATAACCACTTCCGCCCCAGGGATGACAACGGGAAATTCTTTTTATTCCAAGCCAAAGCCCTTTGAGCAAACCGTATTTTTTTAATGCCTCCAATGTGTATTGCGAACAGGTTGGAGTATATCTGCACGAAGATGGAAATAACGGCGAAATAAAAATCTGATAGATTTTGATAAGAAGTATAAACGGAAATGCCAGTACCTTTAAAATTTTGTTCAGTATATCTTTAATCATCAACATAAAAAATTTTTACAGGTCAAATATCAACAAAAAACAGATTATTGCTAAAATAAAGTGATTTTAATCTGCTACTTTGTAATTGACTTTGATATTTCCGATAAGTTTAGGTTAAATTTGCAATCGTTTTTCAAAACATAAAGAAAGTTATGGCAAAAAATCTTGTTATTGTAGAATCCCCTGCTAAAGCAAAGACAATAGAAAATTATCTCGGCAAAGAATTTCTTGTTGCATCTTCTTACGGACACATACGCGATCTTGTAAAGAAAGATAAAGGAGTTGATATTGAAAATCACTTCAGACCGATTTATAAAATTCCCGAAGATAAAAAACAGGTTGTAAAAGAATTAAAGAAACTTGCTCAGAAAGCTGAAACAATCTGGCTTGCAACTGACGAAGACCGCGAAGGTGAAGCAATTTCCTGGCATCTTAAAGAAGCTTTGGAACTTCCCGAAGAAAAAATTAAAAGAATAGTGTTCGATGAAATAACAAAGAAAGCTATTCTTGAATCCATTCAGAATCCGAGAGGAATTGATTATCATCTTGTTGATGCTCAGCAGGCAAGAAGAGTTTTAGACAGATTGGTGGGATTTGAAATCTCACCGATTCTCTGGAGAAAAATAAAAACCCGACTTTCTGCAGGAAGAGTACAATCTGTTGCAGTAAGATTAATTGTTGAACGCGAAAGAGAGATTGATGCGTTTGTTCCTGAATCAAGATTTAAAGTTGTTGGATTGTTTTCATTTAAAGACGAATCAGGAAAAGAACAAACTTTAAAAGCTGAACTTGCCAGATTTCTTAAAGACGAAAAAGAAGTTGAAGAATTTCTTAATAAGTGTTCCGCTTCTGAATTTGTCATTCAGGAAATAGAAACAAAACCATTTAAGAGATCGCCTGCAGCACCTTTTACAACATCAACACTTCAGCAGGAAGCTGCAAGAAAACTTCGGTATTCTGTTTCAAGAACAATGCTTATTGCTCAGAAACTTTATGAAGCGGGCTATATAACTTATATGAGAACTGACTCGGTTAATCTTTCTGATTTTGCTCTTGATGCTGCCGAGCAAACAATTAAAAAAGATTTCGGAGAAGAATATCATCACAAAAGAACTTATCAGACAAAATCAGCAAATGCACAGGAAGCTCACGAAGCAATTCGTCCAACAGATTTTTCAAGAGAAACTATAAGTGGTTCTAAAGATGAAAAAGCTCTATACGAGTTGATATGGAAAAGAGCAATCGCTTCTCAGATGAGTGATGCAGAAATAGAAAGAACTACTGTTAAAATAAAAGGTTCAAAGCTTGATGATTTGTTCACTGCCAAAGGCGAAGTAATTCTGTTTGACGGATTCCTGAAAGTTTATCTTGAAGATACCGATGAAGAAAATATTGAAAATGGTGAAGAAGGAATTCTTCCGCCGGTTAAAAAAGATATGAAGCTTAATGCCCAGTTAATTACAGCAACAGAAAGATTCACTCGTCCGCCAGCGCGATATACAGAAGCAAGTCTTGTTAAAAAACTTGAAGAACTTGGAATAGGAAGACCCTCTACCTATGCTCCAACAATAAGCACAATTCAAAAGCGTGGTTATGTTCACAAAGAAGAAAGAGATGGAAAAGAAAGAGAGTATCGTGTAATTACTCTTGCGCAAAACGGAAAACTTAAGAAAGAAATTAAAACTGAAATTACCGGCGCAGATAAAGGAAAACTTTTTCCTACGGATATCGCAATGGTTGTAACAGATTTTTTGATGAAACATTTTCCGCAGATAATGGATTATCAGTTTACAGCAAAAGTTGAAGAAGAACTTGACGAAATTGCATTGGGAAAATTGAAGTACGAAGAAATGCTGAAGGAATTTTATTTCCCATTCCACGATAAAGTTATTCATACAACTGAAACAGGTGAAAGAGTTTCGGGAGAAAGAATTTTGGGTAATGATCCGGAAAACGGTTGGATTGTTTCTGTAAGAATTGCTCGCTTTGGTCCGGTTGCACAAAAAACCGATCCGAATAATCCTGAAGCCAAACCGGTTTATGCGCCTTTGCGTAAAGATCAGAAAATAGAAACAATAACTCTTGAAGAAGCTCTTGAGTTGTTTAAACTCCCGAGAGTTGTTGGAGAATATGAGGGCAAAGAAGTAATTGCGGGTATCGGAAGATTTGGTCCATACATCAAACACGATAACAAATATGTTTCAATTAAAAAGCAATTTGATCCGCATACAATTACGCTTGATGAAGCAATACAGGTAATTGATGCAAAACGTGTTTCTGACTCAGAAAAATTTATCAAGGTCTTTGATGAAGATCCCACATATCAAATATTAAACGGAAGATGGGGACCATATCTTAAAGCCGGAAAGAAAAACATTAAACTTCCCAAAGATCGTGATCCATCATCCTTCACTTTTGAAGAATGTGTTGAACTTGCGAATAACAAGGAAGAATCAAAGAGCAAAAAGAAAACAAGTAAAAAGAAATCTTAGCTATATTACTTGTATAAAAAAATATTTTACTGAAGATTATGATTATCAGCTCTATCTGGTGGCAGGTTAGTCCGGAAATAATGAAACTTGGTCCGTTTTCATTGAGATGGTATGGACTTTTATTTGCTCTCGCTTTTGTATTCGGTTATATGATCCTAACAAAAGTGTATCAACGGGAAAAGAAACCGCTTGAAGATCTCGAGCAACTTTCGATTTATGTTATTCTCGGAACTGTTATTGGCGCAAGGTTAGGTCATTGTTTGTTTTATGATCCGGCATATTATCTAACAAATCCGGTCGAGATACTGAAAGTCTGGCAGGGCGGATTAGCTTCACACGGTGCTGCAATCGGAATTCTTACCGCACTTTATCTTTTCTCACGAAAGAAAAAAGATCAGAATATGATCTGGATTTTAGACCGGCTTGTAATCGTTGTTGCTCTTGGTGGTGCTTTGATAAGACTTGGTAATCTTTTTAATTCTGAAATCATCGGTAAAGCTACTGATGTTCCATGGGCTTTTGTGTTTGTTCGTGTTGATGAAATACCCAGACATCCTACTCAGCTTTACGAATCCTTATTTTATTTTCTTTCATTCATCATTCTATATCTGATTTATAATAAAAAATCCTCTTCACTTAAGCCCGGATATTTATTCGGATTATTTCTTATCCTGATTTTTGGGTTCAGATTTTTTGTTGAATTTCTGAAAGAAAACCAATCTGCTTTTGAATCCGCTTTACCAATTAATATGGGACAAATTTTAAGTATTCCATTTGTTTTATTAGGACTTTATTACATCTTTCGGAAAAAGCAGAATGTTAACTCAGCAAAGAAATGAAATCCTTTAAAGCCATACTTTTATTATTATCTCTTCTGATATTTGCCAGTTGTTCAAACAAAAAATCTGAAGAAAAAAATATTGTTGTTACGATTTATCCGTTCAAAGCAATAGTTCAGGAAATTGCTGGAAGCGATATTACAATAGATGTTTTACTTCCTGGCAGCGCTGATCCTCATACCTATGAAATGTCACCTTCAGACTATAAAAAAATTCAGAGTGCAAGAATATTTTTTTATGGTGCTGAATCTCTTGACGGTTGGGCAGCAAAAATTGATGTTGAAACCAAAGTTGAGTTACTAAAACTGGTTCCGGAAGATTTTCTGTTAAACATTGAAATGAGTGATGATCATTCGCATCATACAGATGATCACACACATCATCATTACGGAACAGATCCGCATTTCTGGTCAGATCCGTTAACTGTTAATTCAATGCTTGATTCACTTACAAAAATTCTTTCTGAATATTATCCGGAAAAGAAAGATTTATTCAGAAAAAATTCTGAGTTGTTTTCTCAAAAACTAATTCAACTTGATAGTAAAATAAGAGTTGAAATAAAATCAGTTAAACACAATAAAGTATTTTCAGCGCATCCGTTTTATGATTACTTTTTCAAAAGATATGGAATTGATGTTGTCGGCTCACTCGAAATTTCACCGGGACAGCAGGTTACACCAAAATTTCTGAAGAATATTTCAGAAGAAATCAAAAGAAAAAATGTGAAGGCAATTTTTATAAATAAGCAACACATCAGTAAACCTGCTAAAGTTTTGGCTGAATCAGTCGGAATCAAAACAGTTGAATTGGATCCTTTCGGTGGAACAGGTGATTTAAAAACTTATGAGCAGATTATATCAGAAAATCTGAAAACAATTGTAAATGAATTAAAATGAATGCCGTCGAAGTAAAAAATCTTTCACTGAGTTACGGTGATATTAAAGTTCTCGAGAATCTTAACTTTTCTATTCCGGAAAATTCTTTTGTTTCTGTTGTGGGT
This genomic window contains:
- the topA gene encoding type I DNA topoisomerase, translated to MAKNLVIVESPAKAKTIENYLGKEFLVASSYGHIRDLVKKDKGVDIENHFRPIYKIPEDKKQVVKELKKLAQKAETIWLATDEDREGEAISWHLKEALELPEEKIKRIVFDEITKKAILESIQNPRGIDYHLVDAQQARRVLDRLVGFEISPILWRKIKTRLSAGRVQSVAVRLIVEREREIDAFVPESRFKVVGLFSFKDESGKEQTLKAELARFLKDEKEVEEFLNKCSASEFVIQEIETKPFKRSPAAPFTTSTLQQEAARKLRYSVSRTMLIAQKLYEAGYITYMRTDSVNLSDFALDAAEQTIKKDFGEEYHHKRTYQTKSANAQEAHEAIRPTDFSRETISGSKDEKALYELIWKRAIASQMSDAEIERTTVKIKGSKLDDLFTAKGEVILFDGFLKVYLEDTDEENIENGEEGILPPVKKDMKLNAQLITATERFTRPPARYTEASLVKKLEELGIGRPSTYAPTISTIQKRGYVHKEERDGKEREYRVITLAQNGKLKKEIKTEITGADKGKLFPTDIAMVVTDFLMKHFPQIMDYQFTAKVEEELDEIALGKLKYEEMLKEFYFPFHDKVIHTTETGERVSGERILGNDPENGWIVSVRIARFGPVAQKTDPNNPEAKPVYAPLRKDQKIETITLEEALELFKLPRVVGEYEGKEVIAGIGRFGPYIKHDNKYVSIKKQFDPHTITLDEAIQVIDAKRVSDSEKFIKVFDEDPTYQILNGRWGPYLKAGKKNIKLPKDRDPSSFTFEECVELANNKEESKSKKKTSKKKS
- the lgt gene encoding prolipoprotein diacylglyceryl transferase; translated protein: MIISSIWWQVSPEIMKLGPFSLRWYGLLFALAFVFGYMILTKVYQREKKPLEDLEQLSIYVILGTVIGARLGHCLFYDPAYYLTNPVEILKVWQGGLASHGAAIGILTALYLFSRKKKDQNMIWILDRLVIVVALGGALIRLGNLFNSEIIGKATDVPWAFVFVRVDEIPRHPTQLYESLFYFLSFIILYLIYNKKSSSLKPGYLFGLFLILIFGFRFFVEFLKENQSAFESALPINMGQILSIPFVLLGLYYIFRKKQNVNSAKK
- a CDS encoding metal ABC transporter substrate-binding protein, with amino-acid sequence MKSFKAILLLLSLLIFASCSNKKSEEKNIVVTIYPFKAIVQEIAGSDITIDVLLPGSADPHTYEMSPSDYKKIQSARIFFYGAESLDGWAAKIDVETKVELLKLVPEDFLLNIEMSDDHSHHTDDHTHHHYGTDPHFWSDPLTVNSMLDSLTKILSEYYPEKKDLFRKNSELFSQKLIQLDSKIRVEIKSVKHNKVFSAHPFYDYFFKRYGIDVVGSLEISPGQQVTPKFLKNISEEIKRKNVKAIFINKQHISKPAKVLAESVGIKTVELDPFGGTGDLKTYEQIISENLKTIVNELK